In Saccharomyces cerevisiae S288C chromosome VIII, complete sequence, a genomic segment contains:
- the ENO2 gene encoding phosphopyruvate hydratase ENO2 (Enolase II, a phosphopyruvate hydratase; catalyzes conversion of 2-phosphoglycerate to phosphoenolpyruvate during glycolysis and the reverse reaction during gluconeogenesis; mRNA is asymmetrically distributed to daughter cells in a Sir2p-dependent manner, and asymmetry is lost during replicative aging; expression induced in response to glucose; ENO2 has a paralog, ENO1, that arose from the whole genome duplication), with product MAVSKVYARSVYDSRGNPTVEVELTTEKGVFRSIVPSGASTGVHEALEMRDEDKSKWMGKGVMNAVNNVNNVIAAAFVKANLDVKDQKAVDDFLLSLDGTANKSKLGANAILGVSMAAARAAAAEKNVPLYQHLADLSKSKTSPYVLPVPFLNVLNGGSHAGGALALQEFMIAPTGAKTFAEAMRIGSEVYHNLKSLTKKRYGASAGNVGDEGGVAPNIQTAEEALDLIVDAIKAAGHDGKVKIGLDCASSEFFKDGKYDLDFKNPESDKSKWLTGVELADMYHSLMKRYPIVSIEDPFAEDDWEAWSHFFKTAGIQIVADDLTVTNPARIATAIEKKAADALLLKVNQIGTLSESIKAAQDSFAANWGVMVSHRSGETEDTFIADLVVGLRTGQIKTGAPARSERLAKLNQLLRIEEELGDKAVYAGENFHHGDKL from the coding sequence atggctGTCTCTAAAGTTTACGCTAGATCCGTCTACGACTCCCGTGGTAACCCAACCGTCGAAGTCGAATTAACCACCGAAAAGGGTGTTTTCAGATCCATTGTTCCATCTGGTGCCTCCACCGGTGTCCACGAAGCTTTGGAAATGAGAGATGAAGACAAATCCAAGTGGATGGGTAAGGGTGTTATGAACGCTGTCAACAACGTCAACAACGTCATTGCTGCTGCTTTCGTCAAGGCCAACCTAGATGTTAAGGACCAAAAGGCCGTCGATGACTTCTTGTTGTCTTTGGATGGTACCGCCAACAAGTCCAAGTTGGGTGCTAACGCTATCTTGGGTGTCTCCATGGCCGCTGCTAGAGCCGCTGCTGCTGAAAAGAACGTCCCATTGTACCAACATTTGGCTGACTTGTCTAAGTCCAAGACCTCTCCATACGTTTTGCCAGTTCCATTCTTGAACGTTTTGAACGGTGGTTCCCACGCTGGTGGTGCTTTGGCTTTGCAAGAATTCATGATTGCTCCAACTGGTGCTAAGACCTTCGCTGAAGCCATGAGAATTGGTTCCGAAGTTTACCACAACTTGAAGTCTTTGACCAAGAAGAGATACGGTGCTTCTGCCGGTAACGTCGGTGACGAAGGTGGTGTTGCTCCAAACATTCAAACCGCTGAAGAAGCTTTGGACTTGATTGTTGACGCTATCAAGGCTGCTGGTCACGACGGTAAGGTCAAGATCGGTTTGGACTGTGCTTCCTCTGAATTCTTCAAGGACGGTAAGTACGACTTGGACTTCAAGAACCCAGAATCTGACAAATCCAAGTGGTTGACTGGTGTCGAATTAGCTGACATGTACCACTCCTTGATGAAGAGATACCCAATTGTCTCCATCGAAGATCCATTTGCTGAAGATGACTGGGAAGCTTGGTCTCACTTCTTCAAGACCGCTGGTATCCAAATTGTTGCTGATGACTTGACTGTCACCAACCCAGCTAGAATTGCTACCGCCATCGAAAAGAAGGCTGCTGACGCTTTGTTGTTGAAGGTTAACCAAATCGGTACCTTGTCTGAATCCATCAAGGCTGCTCAAGACTCTTTCGCTGCCAACTGGGGTGTTATGGTTTCCCACAGATCTGGTGAAACTGAAGACACTTTCATTGCTGACTTGGTTGTCGGTTTGAGAACTGGTCAAATCAAGACTGGTGCTCCAGCTAGATCCGAAAGATTGGCTAAGTTGAACCAATTGTTGAGAATCGAAGAAGAATTGGGTGACAAGGCTGTCTACGCCGGTGAAAACTTCCACCACGGTGACAAGTTGTAA
- the CTR2 gene encoding low-affinity Cu transporter (Low-affinity copper transporter of the vacuolar membrane; mutation confers resistance to toxic copper concentrations, while overexpression confers resistance to copper starvation; regulated by nonsense-mediated mRNA decay pathway) → MDDKKTWSTVTLRTFNQLVTSSLIGYSKKMDSMNHKMEGNAGHDHSDMHMGDGDDTCSMNMLFSWSYKNTCVVFEWWHIKTLPGLILSCLAIFGLAYLYEYLKYCVHKRQLSQRVLLPNRSLTKINQADKVSNSILYGLQVGFSFMLMLVFMTYNGWLMLAVVCGAIWGNYSWCTSYSPEIDDSSLACH, encoded by the coding sequence ATGGATGATAAGAAAACATGGAGTACAGTCACTTTGAGAACCTTCAATCAGCTGGTAACGTCTTCGTTAATTGGATACTCAAAAAAGATGGATAGCATGAATCACAAGATGGAAGGAAATGCGGGCCACGACCACAGTGATATGCATATGGGAGATGGAGATGATACCTGTTCGATGAATATGCTATTTTCGTGGTCATACAAGAATACGTGTGTCGTCTTTGAATGGTGGCATATCAAGACCCTGCCTGGACTGATTTTAAGTTGTTTAGCAATTTTTGGTCTAGCCTACCTCTATGAGTACTTAAAGTACTGTGTCCATAAGAGACAATTATCCCAGAGAGTATTGTTACCAAATAGATCTCTGACCAAGATCAACCAAGCCGACAAAGTGTCCAATAGTATTCTATATGGTTTGCAAGTGGGATTCTCATTCATGCTCATGCTTGTATTCATGACTTATAATGGTTGGTTAATGTTAGCTGTCGTGTGTGGGGCAATATGGGGTAATTACAGCTGGTGTACTTCGTATAGTCCTGAGATAGATGACAGCTCCCTCGCCTGCCATTAA
- a CDS encoding uncharacterized protein (hypothetical protein; identified by fungal homology and RT-PCR): MINYVNITCIIFSTRTLLVFDTSLYIPPFMLSFIGYSLSNQNSPLFLYH; this comes from the coding sequence ATGATAAACTACGTTAACATTACATGTATAATATTTAGCACTCGTACGTTACTAGTCTTTGACACAAGTTTATATATCCCCCCCTTTATGTTATCGTTTATTGGCTACAGCCTCAGTAATCAAAATAGTCCACTATTTCTATATCATTAA
- the FMO1 gene encoding N,N-dimethylaniline monooxygenase (Flavin-containing monooxygenase; localized to the cytoplasmic face of the ER membrane; catalyzes oxidation of biological thiols to maintain the ER redox buffer ratio for correct folding of disulfide-bonded proteins), producing the protein MTVNDKKRLAIIGGGPGGLAAARVFSQSLPNFEIEIFVKDYDIGGVWHYPEQKSDGRVMYDHLETNISKKLMQFSGFPFEENVPLYPSRRNIWEYLKAYYKTFIANKDAISIHFSTEVTYLKKKNSQWEITSKDELRTTKSDFDFVIVASGHYSVPKLPTNIAGLDLWFDNKGAFHSKDFKNCEFAREKVVIVVGNGSSGQDIANQLTTVAKKVYNSIKEPASNQLKAKLIETVQTIDSADWKNRSVTLSDGRVLQNIDYIIFATGYYYSFPFIEPSVRLEVLGEGVTGDKHSSVNLHNLWEHMIYVKDPTLSFILTPQLVIPFPLSELQAAIMVEVFCKSLPITTTFDSNACGTHNFPKGKDLEYYAELQELLNSIPRRVGHFEPVVWDDRLIDLRNSSYTDKEERNVLLAEHAQALKKKKAPYFLPAPHT; encoded by the coding sequence ATGACAGTGaatgacaaaaaaagattGGCAATCATAGGTGGGGGGCCAGGAGGGTTGGCAGCTGCAAGAGTTTTCTCGCAAAGtcttccaaattttgaaatagaaatatttgtaAAGGATTACGATATTGGCGGTGTCTGGCATTATCCAGAACAAAAAAGTGATGGGAGGGTCATGTATGACCATTTGGAAACCaatatatcaaagaagtTAATGCAGTTTAGCGGCTTTCCCTTCGAGGAAAACGTCCCTTTATATCCGTCTCGAAGAAACATTTGGGAATACTTGAAAGCCTATTACAAAACGTTCATTGCCAACAAAGATGCTATCAGCATCCATTTCAGCACCGAAGTTACCTacttaaagaagaagaactcTCAATGGGAGATAACATCTAAAGACGAACTAAGGACTACTAAATCGGATTTTGACTTCGTTATTGTTGCGTCTGGTCACTACAGTGTCCCTAAACTACCAACTAATATCGCAGGTCTCGATCTATGGTTCGACAATAAGGGCGCCTTTCATTCTAAggatttcaaaaactgCGAGTTTGCCCGTGAAAAAGTCGTTATTGTGGTGGGAAACGGCAGTTCCGGCCAAGATATTGCCAACCAACTAACTACCGTTGCAAAGAAAGTATATAATAGTATAAAAGAGCCTGCGAGCAATCAACTGAAGGCCAAGTTAATCGAGACTGTCCAAACAATAGACAGTGCCGATTGGAAAAATCGTTCAGTTACTTTATCTGATGGAAGAGTACTTCAGAATATAGACTACATTATTTTCGCCACAGGCTATTATTACAGCTTTCCATTTATAGAGCCCTCCGTTAGACTGGAAGTGCTAGGTGAGGGTGTTACTGGCGACAAGCACTCGTCTGTCAATCTGCACAATTTGTGGGAGCACATGATCTATGTAAAAGATCCTACGCTGTCCTTTATCTTGACCCCGCAGTTGGTCATCCCGTTCCCGTTGTCGGAACTACAGGCGGCTATTATGGTCGAAGTATTCTGTAAAAGCTTACCGATAACTACAACTTTCGACTCTAATGCCTGCGGAACGCACAACTTCCCAAAGGGAAAGGACCTGGAATACTATGCAGAACTACAGGAACTACTGAATAGCATTCCACGTAGGGTCGGTCATTTCGAACCAGTTGTATGGGATGATAGACTGATCGATCTAAGAAACAGTAGTTATACagacaaagaagaaagaaatgtGCTTCTAGCGGAACACGCACAAGCcctaaagaaaaaaaaagcaccaTACTTCCTTCCGGCGCCACATACTTAA
- the ROF1 gene encoding Rof1p (Putative transcription factor containing a WOPR domain; binds DNA in vitro; similar to C. albicans Wor1p transcription factor that regulates white-opaque switching; overexpression causes a cell cycle delay or arrest) → MMDISPTCYGYIDDEQDLALVFQGVFNGNLRCIERRPYDAEKVELVNPGNIFVFNEEKSGIKRWTDGFSWSPSRISGKFLVYREYNRLGSTHDLPLHNVPEYNIFERAHRKYFYTGLLKKTFSLKFNMDPTDSTKLETFHLIAYYTEKDIHQGSLRRPSENPFFHKFRPSQKLLDALQKVAVGNGRSNPSKNNERGRTKAHNYKTRRSLSSSPSYCDLLSNYNNHPGNIPVRTAVQLPLTTFNNAPREMHQQQHRQQQQYLLPIDEQNKLPLPYMQHQPQPIGVYNPNYQPGLRRTVSQPMIFCNTYNTLPQQPTAAPYERRGVSPSVIYSSNTLSPIPYQNIDPYSSRSGPECNHSKAPIAPTMMPPVHHILVHDYRQPKPVTDSINPPNVNITTSTTNKNLDGIYILPAPRMNPPAQTQYQMIHAPDSMQHPPTFSKNNTSSNPKSHQYSK, encoded by the coding sequence ATGATGGATATCAGCCCTACCTGTTATGGGTACATCGACGACGAGCAAGATCTAGCCCTTGTTTTCCAGGGCGTATTCAATGGAAATTTGAGATGCATCGAACGGAGGCCATATGATGCAGAAAAGGTTGAATTAGTCAACCCCGgaaacatttttgttttcaacGAAGAGAAATCCGGCATCAAAAGATGGACAGATGGTTTTTCTTGGTCTCCTTCAAGAATTTCAGGCAAATTTCTCGTATATAGAGAGTATAATAGGCTGGGTTCCACGCACGATCTACCGCTGCATAATGTACCTGAGTATAATATCTTCGAGAGGGCTCATAGGAAGTATTTTTATACTGGACTACtgaaaaaaacattttctCTAAAATTCAATATGGATCCCACCGACAGCACTAAGCTGGAAACATTTCATCTTATTGCGTACTATACGGAAAAGGATATTCATCAAGGAAGTTTGAGGAGACCTTCAGAAAATCCTTTCTTCCATAAATTTCGACCTTCACAGAAACTATTAGATGCTTTACAAAAAGTTGCTGTAGGAAATGGCAGATCTAACCCGtctaaaaataatgagaGAGGCAGAACCAAAGCTCATAATTATAAAACGCGCAGGTCTTTATCATCTTCTCCGAGCTATTGTGATCTCTTGAGCAATTATAACAACCATCCTGGAAATATTCCAGTTAGGACCGCAGTTCAGTTACCTTTAACCACCTTCAATAACGCTCCTCGAGAAATGCACCAACAGCAGCACCgacaacagcaacaataTCTCTTACCCATAGATGAACAGAATAAATTACCTCTCCCGTATATGCAGCACCAGCCACAACCAATTGGTGTTTACAATCCTAACTATCAGCCTGGATTGAGACGTACGGTCTCACAACCTATGATTTTCTGCAATACATACAATACTCTCCCGCAACAACCTACTGCAGCACCTTATGAACGGCGTGGCGTGTCGCCTTCAGTGATATACTCCTCCAATACATTGAGCCCAATACCATACCAAAATATCGATCCATACTCTTCGAGGTCGGGTCCTGAATGCAATCACTCTAAGGCGCCTATCGCCCCAACAATGATGCCCCCAGTACACCATATACTTGTGCATGATTACCGACAACCAAAACCAGTCACAGATTCTATTAATCCTCCAAATGTAAACATAACCACCTCCACAACCAACAAGAACCTAGATGGCATTTATATTTTGCCAGCTCCTCGTATGAATCCCCCGGCTCAAACACAATACCAAATGATTCATGCGCCAGACAGCATGCAACATCCACCAACATTTAGTAAAAACAACACATCAAGCAATCCTAAATCCCACCAATACTCAAAGTAG